The DNA region TTGCCAGCTatctagttatttcagtttatagacaactctattattcagtactcttagaggcttcatagacacagttcagacagtcagatatttattacgttagccttgtagacagttatactcagtcgttcagttgtttggtttagccatgttggctactgtcagatatgttcagattgtcaaagtatttccgcattatgatatttcagtcagacgtttagttaatcagcatgtgttagttttattttataaattagttatgttttggtatcacatgttgattcagccagccagttggttcgctcggtcacatgcagtcaggcaccgagtgtcgtgttacgtccaggcccaggttcggggcgtgacacattTTTGAGCATAAACTGTATGAGAAGACACACATCTTGACTGTCTTGCAGATTGCCATGGTGGACAACAATATCGGTGGTTCCAAGCAAAATCTAAGGATTCATTTACCAAAATTACACCTATAAGATGTAACGACTAGGCAAATACATCTTGGATGTCCGGCTATTACCACTTTCAACAGACTTGACCTGTTCAACTATCTTTGTACAATGTTGAACATTTTAAATTTAACCACAGCAAAGGCTGACTGTGattcttcaacttcacaaactgCGAGCAACCTTGTCATAAAGATCACGAGGCCAGTTCTGATTCAAATTGCTTGCGAGGAAGTTCGCGATCTGCAGAACCAAATTCACATTATCACAAGAAGTTTGGCTTAATAAATGATGAGAAACATTCTCCAGTATAAGCATTGTACAACATCACTAAAAGCCCATCATCTTGAGTAATCCTATTTTTAAAAGAAACACTAACCCAAGTAAAGAATCTGTGGACATTTAGAAAATCAGAACAAATTCCCATAGATGCATTAGATAACATCTCAAGAAATAAAACATCTtttggaaaagaaaaacaaaaagaagcaaCACAAGATCTTTAGAAATAAACACTGTATTAGCTGATATTTCTTATCTGATTTAGTCAATGAGATTCAGAAGCAAAAGCCAAACTGTAAACACATTGTTCATGATCGGTCTCACATGTTATCTATAAACAAATATTGCTACATCTAAATAAGAGGAATAAATTCCATCTCTCATTCATTCTCAGTAAATTGAACTTCAAGTGCACTATCAATGTATTACAATTGGTTTAACTGTATATATCCTTATGAACTCAAAGCATTTACAATGTTTTCCTGGATTCCAACTGGTCAATTAAAAAGAATACTATTAATCAGGGAAGAGTACAAGTAAATTACATTTTTGATAGATAACATCCAATGTACATGTTTTTTTAACCAAGTCGCTATTCAAGAGTTGTTCTCTTCGTTAGATTAGGTCTTCATAATATTTAGCTAAAATTTGAACTTAGCAATACATATCATGAAGGACAAACACATAACATAACTGGAAATAATAAACAAAGTAGGCATAACGCCAACGGGCACCTGAAGAATTTAAAATCAAATTGCACTACATTCACAGTCAAAGGAAATAGGAGAAAAGCCACTGAGCAAATAGAAAGAAAAGGcaaaatggaagaaaatgaaCATGAACATGTATGCTGTAAAAACTACCTTGGCCCTCAAAGCACGAAGTGACCCATCAGTATCTCTAACATTGTCCAGACAATGAAGCGCAACTTTTAGGAGGTCTGGTACACAAGCTTGGACATGATGAGACAAATTTTGAAAGACATCCGTGGCGAAATGTGGCGTCCTTGGATCCAAAGGAAGGAATGGGAGCTTCGCCACTTCCTTTATAGCATCCAAGTGATTTCCAAGTCTTGCAAGCTTATGAATGGATAGCACAGCCTCCAGCTGTCTTAGAACAATATGCTGTGCCAACACATTTTCTCTCTCTTGGGGACTGCAAATGGATGAGATTAGGCTTCCATTCCAGAACAGTAAAGAGGCATTCAAAAATATCATTATAAGAAACGATTTATAACAACAGCAGACAATGTTTGACTGCTGGCCAAATCTGCATATTACCTGATCTCAGGGTAATATTTGAACATCTCTAGGATCTCATTTCCTGAAAGAATGAGCCCAGAAGTCCGGCTCTCCCCATCCAACCTTCCACGCGCCAAGGCACATATTGCATCAGAAAGGCACTTGTTTATCGTATCCAATGCAGCTGAAAATGCCCCCACTCTCTTCTGAATCTCTATGGACTGAAATGTTCAAGCGCACAAAATTCACAAATTGATGACAAATACATCAATGAAAATTTAttactttatcaaaaaaaaaagtcacTACTACATCATAGTCAAGAATCCCTAAACTGCCTATAGCTCAAGACCACCGTGGTTATGATGAAGGTATAGAAGGAGAATTGTCTTTCTACTGATAGATCAACTCAAAGTACATAAAGAAATTATTTGCTAAGCACAACAATTGCCCAAAAATAAAGACTTCATATAGATTCCATGCTATAGACATAATTTACTGTCTTGAATGGAAAAAGGAACACTTCAAAATGATTATTATGTCTTACGTCGAACTGCAAAAGTTAGAGCGATAAGTTCATTAATGTCACTATgtaaaaggaagaaagaaaagataACCTTGTCATAAAGCCCCGCATCCTGATACTGCCGAGCAGCTTCAAGCAGAAAATGTTGTCTTGTCTTTTCGTCAGTCAAAAACCTTCCAAGTTGGCCTTCTTCTCCAGTGCCCCTTGGACCAAGTAAAATATCAATACCACCATCTCGCGACAAAAGCTCTGTAAGAAGTTGTTTCAACATTGAGCTCCTTTGCCTTTGCTGATCCATATTACCACGACCACTCCATGACAACTGCCCACCACCCACTGCTGCTGCAGCTTGCACATAGTACTCCAATGCCATTAACAGATCACCATGACGCAGATAAAATGATCCATACTGCCTAATTATGCTAGAGGCTTCAGCAAAAGCATCCATGACCCCAAATTTTTGCCCTACTCCTGTACCTTCAGAGAGGACCCCATAGTCCGCTAAGACGATAGCCATATGAACAGCATCTACATTATATCCTTCGTCACCCATGTCCTTGGACAAATATAAGACGGCTGGAAGAAGCTGGATGCTTAAAAGTAAAACATATGGATAAACCAAAGGATCCTTTCCATTCTTAGTATAGTGTGATGGCTCAAACTTGTTTAGGTAAGCTTGCAAATCATCCAAAGTGTAGGGTGCCAACCCCTCATTTAGGACAACAGAAGATCTGCCAGGAGACTCCCGTACAGCAGATAATTGGAACCACAAGAAATCCTCTATAGTAGAGAAAAGTGTAGGGAATTCTCGAAGAAATCTGTCAATTTGCCTGCGAGAACCAGAAATTATGGTGTAAAGTAGCAATTTTTTCTTATCATATGTGGGTCGACCTCCTCGATCACCCAACCTAAACATCTTCTCACATTCTTCTGAAGCAACTGCCGCTATCTCTGCTGATACCATGCCTCCAGTCGAAATCCACTCTGTAAGCTGCAAAAAACAGGGACTCTTGAAATGAAAGAGAATAGACAACGTATATGAAATATGCGATCCACAGAAAACATACCAGAGGAGCAAACTGGTGGGACATGCGAGATTGTTGGGCAATCTCTCGTGCTTCATTGTAGTAGCCAGTTCTCATGCAAAAGTATATCTGTTTTAAGATACAATAATCCAAATCAGTTTGAGCTACACATTTTCTTGGAAAAGCTAGTGGTGCAACAAAAAGTTCAAGCAGTTGCAAAACCAGGGTAAACACAGAAGTATGCACATTTATAGATTAGAATAAGTCATGACCAAGACCAATACCTTCTACTTGGATTTCTTTTTTCTACTACTAGTTGTTGGTGGGAGATAGCAGGTGCCtcatggaattagtcgaggtgcacgGAAGCTGGCCGGACACCATGGTTATTAGAAGAAAAAACTACTACCTAGTTGCTAGATTGATAGTAGATGAaaaatctaaacaagaaatctaATTACCAACTGTCAAAATAGCACAAGATTAGAGTAGAGAGACTGAAAACTTTTTGTGCTGGTCAAAGCAAGAGTATAACAAATAACCAATTATGAATTTAAGATAGAACATAAGCCAgcaaaaattggaggaaaagcaTCCGGTGACAAACGgttaataaaaataatataagagaaaagaaaagatctCTTGTTAATTTAACAAATTGTTAAGAGAAATTTAAATCTCAAACAACACTAAGATCTTGAAGAATCATAAGACCAACCACCCACagcaaaacaagaacaagaaagtGAAACTACTACTTATCGCACAAAATATTGCCCAATATATGCTTATAAAAAGAACAGATCAGGTCAATTTCTTTCCAAATCACAAGGAGGTGATCTCGTTTGATATACGGTATTACATGACTACACAACCTGAAGGTTTTACCCAAGGAATGGCAATTCCTAAAATACAAGAACATACAAGACTGGAGTCATAACTTGCACATATGAGTAAATAGATTGATCTAAAACCATTATTGAAAATTcaccaatcaaaaaaaaaaaaactaaaaacttaATGGAAACATCTAATAGTTCATATCAAAATGCAAAAGCCAGCATAGTGATAGTTTGTGTAATCAGAGTAAAGCATTCAAACCTGCTGCCAGGTGGTATCAACGGGAGGTTGTCTACGGGCATCAACCGTATCAAAATCAAGAACCCCATAGTCCCTTAGACGGATCTGAGGTAAGGAATAACAATCAGGCAAATCAGTCATGGAAACTGAAAAGTAATCAGCAAAAATGCTATAATCATGGAAAATGATATACACAGTCTCCAAAAATGTAGATTGcagattaataataatattttataaatatgcaaaCTAACCCTGAGAAAGGCGCGGATTTTTTGCAAATTACCAACAGCACCACCAAGTGCGGCCTACAATAGCCAGCAGGACCATCAGTTATCAATAATGTCAATTTAAATCAAATTGGTGACAACTCTTGACAAGGCGAAGAAACCGCTCTACCGCCATTCACCCCTCACAGCAGCccgcaaaaaagaaaaagacagaATTATGACTTTTCTTTATTGGCGAATAAGAAGATGAAAGAATATGAAAAGGACCAAAAAATGTTGAATTTGAAATCAACAAGTTATCCTTTAGTCAAATTGAAGAGCCAAACTAACAATACACTGAACAGATCACGAGTTGAATTAACAAATAGAACATGTGACAGAGAAAATAATAGAAATGCTCATCAAATGACAACATCAACCATAATTCATTACCTGGGCCGGATGGGCTTGAATTGTCTCCATGATGTACTTCTCGTGACCCCATTCTAGGTGGCGTCTAGCTCCAATTACTAAAGACATTTTCTTTGAAACATTATGTTGGACAGCTGAATCTTCACCGATCAGAGCCTGTTACAAATTTGTTAAATGATAACTAATTGCACATAGAAAATCTTAACAGCATAATATTCAAAGATTGCAAAAGTCAAGTTTGACATCATACCGACATAAGATGCCAGATCTTCTGAATGCCAACTGACTTCCCACCAGATGCAGTAAGACCCAAACTTTCAAGAGCACGATTAATAGCTGTAGCAGGCTAACAATAACCACAAGTAATTAATCAAAATTCTAACACAGCATGAAAATTCTTTAAAGCAATCAACAAGACCATCAAATCAAAAAGATCAGCATAGTGAAACAACAAATGGACACCAAAGAGAAGGCTACCAAAGTCCAAAAAAGAGGTCAAAGTGAAAATATGAATAAATTCTTAATTTGACCCATcaatattaaaatttatttagttAGGGATTGCTTGGTTGTTCATTGTCCAACAGCAATAAAAAAATACTTCCTCTGTCCAAAAAGGAATGATGGGTTTTGATGCACGACGGTCGAAGCATCAAATTTCCAATGTATGTTCGAACATCAattccttaattttttttaatgataagATAAATCTATTTAGAAATAGCATACAAATAGCACAAAATTAACATTTGCTGTATTTGAAAATACTTTGAAATGTTTGGAAAAGCTGCTTGACTCTTCAAATAGTAATAGCATCATATGAAGTAGGACAGGTATAATATAACACTACATCCTGCATATCACAGTATTTCACTTTTGCTTGTGCTGTCCACCCTTCTCGCGTGCTTTTTTTCTGATACACTATTATTTGTCAAAGAAAACTACAAAATAAGCGATTCAAGTATATTTTCCCCTGACCTTTTTTTAGATGACTGGATAGAATTCCTAGAATTTAAGTACTTTGTAAGCATTCCCTTTTGAGTCCCCACATCACAATGTTCGTGTTCTTTTATAGGGGACTGTAAGAACTGGCATTTTACTCCTTTAATTACTTATTGTAGCAATAAAAGATATAATCACCAAAACTACATAGAAAAATCTCAGTGGCTTCACAGAAAGGAGGAATCAAGCCGTGAAGAACCAACATGCAGAACTTACTTTAAAGGGTAAACCACGTTCTCTTGCACTAGTAAGATTCTTGATAACTTCTCCATATGCAGCAGCCTTTTTCTCAACGATGGGCCTATTAGCTAATGCTAAAGGCTCCACGCTAGCAGGACCAGACGAAACCTGAGGGCTGTATGTCAAAGATGCTATTTGTCCCTGACGACCACCTAAAGGGCTTGATTCACTGATATTTGTCCTAGGTAAGGTTGAAATTCGGCTTAGGCGCTGGAGGAagtctcttttttctttcttccagTCGTTCTGTAACAAAGAGTTTTACAGTGCACCAAGCATTTAAAATAAGCATGGTAAAGATGAAAAGAAATATAATAGAAGTAATTGATGGCCTATAGGTATAACAACAGTACTTTAAGCTTTCAAGTCGAACTTAGGCAGCTAATGACTTGTTTTAATTAAGCATCAAAGGATGCTAGCAACTCACACCATGAAGATCGTCAAATGAAAAGCAGCTGGGTAAACTAACCTCCAAAACTTTCATCATGTAATCATTGAAATTTTTTAGGTTATCCTTCTGAGCTTCTTGAACCGCAGAGACCATTGCCATTTCATGGATCTGTTTGGCACCATTCCAACGTTGAAAAGAACAAGCATTATTAACCTTTACGCTATGAAGTGAATATGCTGATGCAGTTGTTTACTACAGAAGTGTCAAAGTTAGGCAATCAAActgacaaagaaaagaaaaaatgaaaactgCAGAAAAGGAAATAAATATCTTGAGACAATGATGCATTTCAAGCAATACAAAAGGTAACACGTCgaaaatgctaaaaaaaaatcCTTCACTCATTGGTGGGAGGGAGAAAACAGCAATAGGTAGAGAATATCCACATTTCAAAGAATTGACATTGGAGTAAGAGTACAACTGCTACACTATGCATAAAAACATCTtgaagatctttttttttttttttgaacatctCTCTCctctcctctttctctctcctctctcctctgCTCACCCAACCAACGGTAAGATCCACTGTTCAGAGCCAGGTA from Lycium barbarum isolate Lr01 chromosome 10, ASM1917538v2, whole genome shotgun sequence includes:
- the LOC132613511 gene encoding nuclear pore complex protein NUP93A-like — encoded protein: MAKDVEMSGWNELLHSSSKLLEQAAPSTQFPPLQRNFDQLEALTKKLKAKTLRTEAPTQSIAATRLLAREGINAEQLARDLKSFELKTTFEDVFPAEATTVEEYLQQIHEMAMVSAVQEAQKDNLKNFNDYMMKVLENDWKKEKRDFLQRLSRISTLPRTNISESSPLGGRQGQIASLTYSPQVSSGPASVEPLALANRPIVEKKAAAYGEVIKNLTSARERGLPFKPATAINRALESLGLTASGGKSVGIQKIWHLMSALIGEDSAVQHNVSKKMSLVIGARRHLEWGHEKYIMETIQAHPAQAALGGAVGNLQKIRAFLRIRLRDYGVLDFDTVDARRQPPVDTTWQQIYFCMRTGYYNEAREIAQQSRMSHQFAPLLTEWISTGGMVSAEIAAVASEECEKMFRLGDRGGRPTYDKKKLLLYTIISGSRRQIDRFLREFPTLFSTIEDFLWFQLSAVRESPGRSSVVLNEGLAPYTLDDLQAYLNKFEPSHYTKNGKDPLVYPYVLLLSIQLLPAVLYLSKDMGDEGYNVDAVHMAIVLADYGVLSEGTGVGQKFGVMDAFAEASSIIRQYGSFYLRHGDLLMALEYYVQAAAAVGGGQLSWSGRGNMDQQRQRSSMLKQLLTELLSRDGGIDILLGPRGTGEEGQLGRFLTDEKTRQHFLLEAARQYQDAGLYDKSIEIQKRVGAFSAALDTINKCLSDAICALARGRLDGESRTSGLILSGNEILEMFKYYPEISPQERENVLAQHIVLRQLEAVLSIHKLARLGNHLDAIKEVAKLPFLPLDPRTPHFATDVFQNLSHHVQACVPDLLKVALHCLDNVRDTDGSLRALRAKIANFLASNLNQNWPRDLYDKVARSL